One Rhizoctonia solani chromosome 1, complete sequence DNA window includes the following coding sequences:
- a CDS encoding ribosomal RNA small subunit methyltransferase mra1, giving the protein MSIKARTRRHSQTGPNPREFTVNHLSRKRSQSMEQLTRNPRVVKVPRAEQAVESDSESDVEDSSGPSEEPREKENEEDAMDTSPDRPTRPLPNSKRRVIPTNPTMVPVQATVPRTPAQKSNSRRLIVVLEQACLEAYKVSSNSGNGRDAKYALLNCDDHQGILAKTGRDIADARPDITHQCLLTLLDSPLNKAGRLQVSTFTPTEHSRRNGSEKLLKVIKNPVTDHFPTNTYKITLSGDSQTVKLSNYLPTLPETHSIAVFVGAMARGKDDFADAIVDEKISISDYALSASVACGKFCCALEDLWDIDFPQILPPVLDSVFTKMPPAAPVDPLAGRVGHLTPEQEQTLAQFKAELQTEGHFVPERHDDPTLLRFLRARKFDLVKSKEMIIACEEWRKKFGVDDIVKNFHFKEKEQVNKFYPQYYHKMDKDGRPVYIERLGSVNVTELAKVTTEERQLQNLVLEYERFLHERLPACSAAAGAPVETSCTILDLKGVGIGSFFSVKDYVMKASAIGQNYYPETMGKFYIINTPFMFSTVWNVIKPWLDPVTVAKISIPSSSATEKELLAQIPKENLPADLGGSCNCPGGCSLSDQGPWNDPKYKDMAKNKVKAPTATTTAPEATPEATPAA; this is encoded by the exons ATGAGCATCAAGGCCCGTACTCGCCGACACTCACAAACAGGGCCTAATCCTCGAGAGTTTACTGTTAATCACCTCTCACGTAAACGCTCTCAATCGATGGAGCAGCTCACTCGTAACCCGCGAGTAGTCAAGGTTCCGAGGGCCGAACAAGCTGTCGAATCTGACTCTGAATCCGATGTCGAGGATAGTTCTGGACCATCTGAAGAGCCGAGAGAAAAAGAGAATGAAGAAGACGCGATGGACACATCTCCCGACCGCCCCACTCGCCCCCTTCCTAATTCTAAACGCCGGGTGATCCCGACGAATCCGACGATGGTACCCGTTCAGGCGACTGTTCCGCGTACACCCGCTCAAAAATCCAATTCACGACGGCTGATTGTAGTACTTGAGCAAGCATGCCTAGAGGCTTACAAAGTCTCTTCGAATTCTGGGAATGGACGGGATGCAAAATATGCGTTGTTGAACTGCGATGATCATCAAGGCATATTGGCGAAGACGGGAAGGGACATTGCGGATGCTAGGCCAGATATTACGCATCAG TGCCTGCTTACTTTACTTGATTCTCCCTTGAACAAGGCGGGGAGGCTGCAGGT TTCAACTTTTACACCGACTGAGCATTCGCGGCGTAATGGGTCTGAAAAACTTTTAAAAGTAATCAAG AATCCTGTGACAGATCACTTCCCAACCAATACATACAAAATCA CGTTGTCCGGAGACTCTCAGACCGTGAAACTGTCAAACTACCTTCCTACGCTGCCTGAGACCCATTCGATTGCTGTATTTGTGGGCGCGATGGCCAGGGG GAAGGATGACTTTGCTGATGCTATCGTGGACGAGAAAATATCGATTAGTGATTATGCGTTATCTGCATCT GTTGCATGCGGTAAA TTCTGTTGTGCATTGGAGGACCTGTGGGACATT GACTTTCCACAAATCCTCCCTCCTGTTTTAGATTCAGTTTTTACGAAGATGCCTCCTGCTGCTCCTGT AGACCCACTCGCTGGACGCGTTGGCCATCTCACGCCCGAACAAGAGCAGACGTTGGCCCAGTTCAAGGCAGAACTCCAGACCGAGGGTCACTTTGTTCCCGAGCGACATGATGATCCCACATTATTGCGGTTTTTGCGTGCGCGCAAATTTGACTTGGTCAAATCCAAGGAAATGATAATTGCGTGCGAGGAATGGCGCAAGAAATTCGGAGTTGATGATATTGTCAA AAACTTTCActtcaaggaaaaggaacagGTAAACAAGTTTTACCCTCAATACTACCATAAGATGGACAAG GATGGGAGGCCTGTATACATTGAGCGGCTCGGGTCCGTAAACGTCACGGAACTGGCAAAGGTGACAACAGAGGAGCGACAGCTTCAAAACCTTGTGCTCGAGTACGAACGTTTCCTGCATGAGCGTCTTCCCGCTTGCTCCGCGGCTGCTGGCGCGCCCGTCGAGACATCGTGTACGATCCTCGATCTCAAGGGAGTTGGCATCGGTAGTTTCTTCAGTGTCAAAGACTACGTCATGAAAGCCTCCGCCATTGGCCAGAATTACTACCCCGAGACCATGGGTAAATTCTACATCATAAACACTCCGTTTATGTTTTCCACTGTCTGGAATGTAATCAAACCTTGGCTTGACCCTGTCACTGTTGCGAAGATCTCTATTCCCAGCTCGAGTGCTACCGAGAAAGAGCTGTTGGCGCAGATTCCGAAGGAGAACTTGCCCGCGGATTTAGGGGGCTCTTGCAACTGTCCTGGTGGTTGCTCGCTTTCTGACCAGGGACCTTGGAACGACCCCAAGTACAAGGACATGGCCAAGAACAAGGTCAAGGCTCCGACAGCTACGACAACTGCTCCAGAGGCCACCCCAGAGGCCACCCCTGCTGCTTAG
- a CDS encoding major facilitator superfamily transporter, giving the protein MSFVPPSLPKGSSEVPVSSGVHLPPMSHPYERDVVLRHVGDQHPDEDHVSNSDAHTEVNSDPELDAKHTLVSWEENDPENPRNLSRLRKWTITLISSALCLSVALGSSIVTGDIPGPMEEFQVSEEVVNLTVTLFVVGFGIVDGDTKGPLVFAPMSEILGRYPVYCISMGLYFIFTLPSALAPNIGCLIVSRALAGLASSAPMTNVGGTLADIWDVEDRGAAMAVFSSSIFMGPCIGPLIGGFIGETIGWRWIYWVLFIFVGVVFAATVLFMPETLSPVLLRRRAARLRKETGNPTLKSESELQHVSLAEKVKISLTRPLILLATEPLLICMSGYLTFIYSLLYLFFFAYPIVLLPKGLNAGEIGLTFIGVMIGIFCAMLLLPLQEKAYRKVCEKRGVVPEARLPLMMFGSMRVL; this is encoded by the exons ATGTCTTTTGTTCCCCCCTCTCTTCCAAAAGGATCGTCCGAAGTTCCCGTCTCTTCTGGAGTTCACTTACCGCCCATGAGTCATCCGTATGAGCGGGATGTCGTTCTTCGTCATGTTGGTGATCAACATCCAGATGAAGATCATGTCAGTAACTCGGATGCACATACCGAAGTTAATAGTGACCCCGAGCTTGACGCCAAACACACGCTGGTTAGTTGGGAGGAAAACGACCCTGAAAATCCTCGCAATCTTTCACGCCTCCGAAAATG GACGATCACGCTTATATCTTCCGCATTGTGTCTTTCAGTAGCCCTGGGATCTAGTATAGTAACCGGGGATATCCCAGGTCCTATGGAGGAGTTTCAGGTGTCTGAAGAGGTTGTAAATCTGACAGTAACATTATTTGTTGTCGGATTCGGTATTG TTGACGGCGATACCAAAGGCCCCTTGGTATTTGCCCCTATGTCTGAGATTCTTGGCAGATATCCTGTCTACTGTATAAGCATGGGTCTGTATTTTA TCTTCACTTTACCCTCGGCACTGGCTCCAAATATTGGATGTCTGATTGTTTCTCGAGCCTTAGCTGGCCTCGCGTCGTCAGCGCCCATGACCAATGTCGGAGGAACTTTGGCAGACAT TTGGGATGTGGAAGATCGTGGTGCCGCGATGGCG GTATTCTCGTCGTCCATTTTTATGGGGCCGTGTATTGGTCCATTGATCGGAGGCTTCATCGGAGAGACTATAGGATGGCGCTGGATCTATTGGGTCCTGTTCATATTTGTCGGAGTGGTATTCGCCGCAACCGTGCTCTTCATGCCTGAGACTCTAAGTCCAGTACTACTGCGCCGTAGGGCTGCTCGTCTGCGCAAAGAGACCGGGAATCCAACATTAAAGAGCGAGAGTGAGCTTCAACATGTTAGCCTCGCTGAGAAGGTAAAAATATCTTTGACACGCCCGTTGA TCCTCCTTGCAACGGAGCCACTGCTGATCTGCATGTCAGGGTATCTTACGTTTATTTATTCTCTCCTTTATC TATTTTTCTTTGCTTACCCTATCGTGTTGCTTCCAAAGGGTCTGAACGCCGGAGA AATCGGACTGACGTTTATTGGCGTTATGATTGGCATCTTCTGCGCAATGCTTCTCCTCCCACTGCAAGAGAAAGCCTACCGAAAAGTATGCGAAAAACGTGGAGTTGTACCTGAGGCCCGTCTCCCATTGATGATGTTCGGATCGATGCGAGTTCTCTAA
- a CDS encoding major facilitator superfamily transporter has product MSHVHWIGTAIAGAPFGAAMVAVYISANSYIIDTYQRYTASAVAAKTFLRSLVGATVPLWVNQMYAGMTPQWASTLLAFLAILAMPIPFVFFYG; this is encoded by the exons ATGAGTCACGTACATTGGATTGGCACCGCTATCGCTGGTGCACCATTCGGCGCAGCAATGGTCGCTGTCTAT ATCTCAGCTAATAGCTACATCATTGACACATACCAACGTTATACTGCTTCGGCAGTTGCTGCAAAGACATTCCTTCGATCTCTTGTCGGTGCGACTGTCCCTCTGTGGGTCAACCAGATGTATGCAGGTATGACACCTCAGTGGGCATCAACGTTATTGGCCTTCTTGGCTATTCTAGCCATGCCAATTCCATTCGTGTTCTTCTAC GGCTAG
- a CDS encoding Uracil phosphoribosyltransferase, which translates to MMAVSEQPSSQTSPASLPPNVVTLPQTAQLEALYTIIRNKDTSRGDFIFYTDRIIRLLVEEGLNHLPVIPKTVETPTGEKYEGVGFEGRICGVSILRAGEAMEAGLREVCRSVRIGKILIQRVNLELSQDEETAQAKLFYSKLPEDISQRYVLLLDPMLATGGSAIKAVEVLKEAGVLEERIMFLNLDILWKIPALRMITGWIDKGLNEKAYIIPGLGDFGERR; encoded by the exons ATGATGGCAGTATCGGAACAACCTTCGTCTCAGACATCGCCTGCGAGTCTGCCTCCTAATGTTGTTACCTTACCGCAGACAGCTCAGCTCGAGGCATTGTATACCATTATCAGGAACAAGGATACCTCGAG AGGTGATTTTATCTTCTATACGGACAGGATTATAAGGCTATTGGTCGAGGAAG GTCTTAACCACTTACCTGTCATTCCCAAGACTGTTGAAACCCCTACCG GCGAAAAGTATGAGGGTGTCGGATTTGAAGGCCGAATTTGTGGAGTCTCGATCTTACGCGCTGGGGAG GCCATGGAAGCAGGTCTTCGTGAAGTCTGCCGCAGTGTACGAATCGGAAAGATTTTGATCCAGAGAGTAAAtc TTGAACTCTCACAGGACGAGGAAACTGCCCAAGCCAAGTTGTTCTATTCCAAG CTTCCTGAAGATATTTCTCAACGTTATGTACTGCTCCTTGATCCCATGCTTG CGACTGGTGGTTCAGCGATCAAAGCAGTGGAAG TGCTGAAGGAGGCTGGTGTTCTCGAGGAGCG AATCATGTTTTTGAATCTT GACATTTTGTGGAAAATACCCGCTTTGCGTATG ATCACTGGCTGGATCGACAAAGGCCTTAACGAGAAGGCATACATCATCCCTGGGCTTGGGGACTTTGGAGAGCGGAGGTAA
- a CDS encoding aldo/keto reductase family protein has product MSSPKKNMQYVRLGNSGLKVSRVILGTMSYGSPEWQKWVLDEEEGIKHIKLAYEMGIQTFDTANAYSNGLSEVVLGKAIKQLNLPRDEIVVMTKVYFQVGHRINEFTMGGGGPPNEHGLSRKHIFDSIKRSLERLQLDYVDVLQCHRFDYNTPIAETMQALHDVVKAGYARYIGMSSCYAYQFQAMQNYAITNNLTPFISMQNHYNLVYREEEREMMPTLKMFGVGSIPWSPLARGFLTRPLDQQQTTRGQTDRQAHEGNSEIVRRVESLAKKKNLTMAQVALAWVMSKDQVVHHKLSLDTHDPWLMYLISIALK; this is encoded by the exons ATGTCTTCACCGAAAAAGAACATGCAATATG TGCGTCTCGGAAACTCTGGCCTCAAAGTATCTAGGGTTATCCTAGGAACAATGAGCTACGGATCTCCAGAGTGGCAGAAATGGGTACTTGACGAGGAAGAGGGCATCAAGCATATTAAACTTGC ATACGAGATGGGAATCCAAACGTTCGACACGGCCAATGCCTATTCTAACGGACTTTCCGAAGTCGTTCTAGGTAAAGCGATTAAACAGCTAAACCTACCGAGGGATGAAATTGTGGTCATGACCAAA GTATACTTTCAAGTTGGGCACAGGATCAACGAATTTACgatgggtggaggtggaccCCCAAATGAACACGGGTTGAGTAGAAAG CACATTTTCGACTCGATCAAACGTTCACTAGAGCGTCTCCAGCTCGACTATGTGGATGTCCTTCAATGCCACAGATTTGACTACAACACGCCAATTGCTGAAACTATGCAAGCGCTCCATGATGTAGTCAAAGCTGGTTACGCACGATACATTGGCATGTCGAGTTGTTACGCATATCAATTCCAGGCAATGCAAAACTATGCTATCACAAACAACTTGACGCCTTTTATTTCAATGCAAAACCATTATAATCTGGTGTATAGGGAGGAGGAACGGGAGATGATGCCCACATTGAAA ATGTTCGGAGTTGGATCGATCCCTTGGTCTCCCCTAGCCAGAGGATTCTTGACTCGTCCATTGGACCAGCAACAAACCACGAGAGGACAGACAGACAGGCAA GCTCACGAAGGCAACAGCGAAATTGTGCGACG CGTCGAATCGTTGGCTAAGAAGAAGAACTTGACAATGGCTCAAGTTGCCCTCGCGTGGGTCATGTCCAAGGACCAGGTCGTGCACCACAAGCTATCTTTGGACACTCATGATCCATGGTTAATGTACTTGATATCAATTGCATTGAAGTAA
- a CDS encoding dsrm domain protein, translating to MSLIPFTPVTTIRWQPPPRYEPYRKRQEPTWLDALHTWRDRTGSTITWAEELRRDENNKVMHIMTPVLTCVSYERPEASIQMHLRRAAGSPIDAFEESKSAVESNLGRHGKALVAFYSEIQNGGKGPHCRYNTFNISYSYRLDNWPVEECRGEGSKKAEAKQKAAKLLLEKGTYCVSQWDAVSGLKHADRIAKCQSAAIIQ from the exons ATGAGTCTGATACCATTCACACCAGTAACCACAATTCGATGGCAACCCCCACCGCGCTACGAACCCTACCGAAAACGCCAGGAGCCAACCTGGCTCGATGCCTTACATACATGGAGGGACAGAACAGGATCCACGATAACCTGGGCCGAGGAGCTTAGGCGAGACGAGAATAACAAGGTAATGCATATAATGACTCCAGTTT TGACTTGTGTATCATATGAACGCCCCGAAGCGAGCATACAGATGCACCTACGGCGCGCTGCCGGGAGTCCTATAGATGCATTCGAAGAATCGAAGAGTGCGGTGGAGTCGAATCTTGGTCGCCACGGTAAGGCGTTGGTCGCCTTCTACAGTGAGATACAAAATGGAGGCAAGGGGCCTCACTGCCGGTATAATACATTCAACATCAGCT ACTCGTATCGGCTTGATAATTGGCCTGTAGAAGAATGTAGGGGGGAGGGTAGCAAGAAGGCTGAAGCCAAGCAGAAAGCTGCCAAACTGCTGTTGGAGAAGGGGACATATTGT GTTTCTCAATGGGATGCTGTGTCCGGACTTAAGCACGCCGACCGCATCGCCAAGTGTCAATCCGCTGCAATCATCCAATAG